In the Ursus arctos isolate Adak ecotype North America unplaced genomic scaffold, UrsArc2.0 scaffold_5, whole genome shotgun sequence genome, one interval contains:
- the LOC125282943 gene encoding olfactory receptor 2M4-like has translation MRSGNETETTDFILLGIYPEFKHITAMVSIILLIYTAAFIGNTLLILLIWLYSHLHTPMYFFLSQLSLMDLTLISSIFPKMMANFFSGWRRISFLACGTQIFFSLSVAIAECILITLMCFDRYVAICEPLRYPIIINPRVCLQMIAMSWAGGALTSLGHTAFTLHFNICSPRQISHFFCEVMAVLRIVCEDISAYEKAVVITSILVLLLPLSLILASYVVIFLAVLRMNSPEGRNKALATCSSHLCVVGLYFGPGMCIYMRTGSAHTPKLNQGLFLFGTVLTPLLNPLAYSLRNREVLSALKMLMGEVSVLHVNGRNPTVTHRQNRDVSAKGHFVS, from the coding sequence ATGAGGAGTGGGAATGAGACAGAAACCACAGATTTCattctccttggtatttaccctgAATTTAAACACATCACAGCCATGGTCTCCATCATTCTCCTGATCTACACGGCTGCCTTCATTGGCAACACTCTTCTGATCCTCCTCATTTGGTTGTattcccacctccacacccccatgtacttctttctcAGTCAGCTCTCTTTGATGGACTTAACATTGATCTCTAGCATTTTCCCCAAGATGATGGCCAACTTCTTCTCTGGATGGCGGAGGATATCATTCCTGGCTTGTGGGACTCAAATTTTCTTCTCCCTGAGTGTGGCCATTGCAGAATGCATCCTTATAACTCTCATGTGCTTTGATCGTTATGTGGCTATATGTGAACCTCTCCGATACCCAATCATTATCAACCCTAGGGTTTGCTTACAGATGATTGCCATGTCTTGGGCTGGAGGGGCACTTACTTCACTAGGCCACACTGCTTTTACCTTGCATTTTAATATCTGTAGCCCCAGACAGATTTCCCACTTCTTCTGTGAAGTCATGGCTGTGCTTAGGATCGTCTGTGAAGATATCTCAGCCTATGAGAAGGCAGTGGTCATAACAAGCATCCTTGTTCTGCTGCTGCCCTTATCTCTCATCTTGGCTTCCTATGTTGTCATCTTCCTTGCTGTACTCCGAATGaactccccagaaggcaggaacaAGGCTCTGGCCACCTGTTCCTCTCATCTCTGTGTGGTGGGTCTCTATTTTGGTCCAGGTATGTGCATCTACATGAGAACTGGTTCTGCCCATACTCCAAAGTTGAATCAGGGTCTCTTTCTGTTTGGAACTGTCCTCACTCCACTCCTAAACCCTCTTGCCTACAGTCTTAGAAACAGGGAAGTTCTAAGTGCACTGAAAATGTTAATGGGGGAGGTGTCAGTCCTCCATGTAAATGGCAGAAATCCCACTGTCACTCATAGGCAAAACAGAGATGTATCAGCAAAGGGGCATTTTGtcagttaa